The following coding sequences are from one Leptolyngbya sp. NIES-3755 window:
- a CDS encoding short chain dehydrogenase (similar to AA sequence:cyanobase_aa:LBDG_46080) codes for MDLKPINQQVVAIVGASSGIGRDAALKFAERGAKVVVAARSQQGLATLVEEIYQRGGEAIAVIADVADFDQVKMIGDKAIDRFGRLDTWVHAAATGMFATFDRITPEEFKRVIDVNLMGQVYGAMVALPLLKQQGSGSFISITSVEARRSLPYQSPYSASKHGVMGMIDALRLELKHQGYPINVANILPGVINTPFYTKGKTKLGVKPMAPPPFYNASLVTDAILYAAEHEVRDYVVSDVGKILDVVQRISPGLVDLGLLAFAFPLQRTEVEKGEDDPNNLYEAIEEPGYDRVDGDYKQFEIPSLLDHIDKTPAFSIGVLAAAVLGGLALLGGFSDRS; via the coding sequence ATGGACTTAAAACCGATTAATCAACAAGTCGTCGCAATTGTCGGCGCATCGAGTGGAATTGGACGAGATGCGGCTCTGAAGTTTGCGGAACGAGGTGCAAAAGTAGTAGTCGCTGCCCGCAGTCAGCAAGGATTAGCAACGCTCGTTGAAGAGATTTATCAACGCGGTGGAGAAGCGATCGCTGTTATCGCGGATGTGGCAGATTTTGATCAGGTCAAAATGATCGGAGATAAAGCGATCGACCGTTTTGGCAGACTCGATACTTGGGTTCACGCGGCTGCAACTGGAATGTTCGCAACCTTTGATCGGATTACTCCCGAAGAGTTCAAGCGCGTGATCGATGTGAACTTAATGGGGCAAGTCTACGGCGCAATGGTGGCATTACCCTTGCTGAAACAACAGGGAAGCGGTTCGTTTATCAGTATTACTTCAGTTGAAGCTCGTCGATCGCTGCCTTATCAAAGTCCTTACTCTGCTTCTAAGCATGGTGTAATGGGCATGATCGATGCTCTGCGATTGGAACTCAAGCACCAAGGCTATCCGATCAATGTCGCGAACATTCTGCCGGGAGTGATCAATACTCCGTTTTACACCAAAGGCAAAACAAAGCTCGGTGTAAAACCCATGGCTCCTCCTCCGTTCTACAATGCCAGCTTAGTGACAGATGCGATTCTCTATGCGGCTGAACATGAGGTGCGTGACTATGTGGTGAGCGATGTCGGCAAAATTCTAGATGTGGTTCAGCGTATTTCACCGGGGTTAGTAGATTTAGGCTTGTTAGCATTCGCTTTCCCTCTACAGCGCACCGAAGTCGAAAAAGGCGAAGACGATCCGAACAATCTGTATGAAGCGATCGAGGAACCGGGATACGATCGCGTGGATGGTGATTACAAGCAGTTTGAAATTCCGAGTTTGCTCGATCACATTGATAAGACTCCTGCTTTCTCGATCGGAGTACTTGCTGCGGCAGTGTTAGGTGGACTTGCGCTGCTGGGTGGATTTAGCGATCGGAGTTAA
- a CDS encoding ATP-dependent DNA helicase RecQ (similar to AA sequence:cyanobase_aa:LBDG_46070): MWGESNLLCIFLLRVMPRKKSVSIQQLAQDYLGYDDLRPGQEAAIASILEHRDTLAIMPTGSGKSAIYQLTAARIPGSTIVVSPLLALQKDQVESIAVEVGNAAVVNSTISTSDRANIFDQWRNGKIEFLFLAPEQFNNADTIEHLQSAPPSLFVIDEAHCISEWGHSFRPDYLRLGTVIEALGHPTTLALTATASPPVREEIIQRLGMNHPRIIVRGFDRPNLRLAVENYDDEAEKREIFIKRIQQLTKPGIVYVATRKVTESLAEALNEAGIKAIPYHAGLKHKEREQAQNAFMSDEAEVIVATTAFGMGVDKPNVRFVLHYNISDSIDSYYQEIGRAGRDGDPANIILFYTPDDLNLRKFFSGGGKLEKEKVIELAELVQQQSEPTHPKTLKSLIDLSGTKIKTTLSHLELLGIVEALPTGEVTAKSDPPDLDQAAEEVLHAQERKTKVERSRLEMMRNYAEILDCRRNYLLNYFGDPREELCGNCDNCACGAANQQSTARKPYQLNSRIVHKSWGEGTVMRYESDKIVILFDEVGYKTIVLEAALLRGLLRRVELNNPSL; encoded by the coding sequence ATGTGGGGCGAGTCTAACTTGCTCTGCATTTTTCTTTTAAGAGTTATGCCAAGAAAAAAATCTGTTTCAATTCAGCAACTTGCTCAAGATTATTTAGGCTACGACGATCTTCGACCCGGACAAGAAGCCGCGATCGCATCCATTCTCGAACATCGCGATACTCTAGCAATCATGCCAACCGGATCAGGAAAATCCGCAATCTACCAACTGACAGCGGCAAGAATTCCAGGATCTACGATCGTTGTTTCTCCACTCTTAGCGCTCCAAAAAGATCAAGTGGAATCGATCGCCGTTGAAGTTGGAAATGCAGCGGTCGTGAACTCAACGATTTCAACTTCCGATCGAGCAAATATCTTTGATCAATGGCGCAACGGAAAGATCGAATTTCTCTTCCTCGCACCGGAGCAATTCAACAATGCAGATACGATCGAGCACTTACAATCTGCTCCCCCCTCACTTTTTGTCATCGATGAAGCGCATTGCATCAGTGAATGGGGTCATAGTTTCCGCCCGGACTATCTACGATTGGGAACGGTGATCGAAGCTTTAGGACATCCGACTACGCTCGCTTTAACTGCGACTGCATCCCCTCCAGTTCGCGAAGAGATCATTCAGCGATTGGGAATGAATCATCCGCGAATCATAGTTCGAGGCTTCGATCGACCGAATCTTCGTCTCGCAGTTGAGAACTATGATGATGAAGCTGAAAAGCGCGAGATTTTTATTAAACGAATTCAGCAATTAACAAAGCCTGGAATTGTTTATGTTGCCACTCGCAAAGTAACGGAATCTTTAGCTGAAGCACTGAATGAAGCGGGAATTAAAGCAATTCCGTATCACGCTGGACTCAAACACAAAGAACGCGAACAAGCTCAAAATGCTTTTATGTCCGATGAAGCAGAAGTCATTGTTGCAACTACCGCGTTTGGAATGGGAGTCGATAAGCCGAATGTCCGATTTGTGTTGCACTACAACATTAGTGACTCGATCGATAGTTACTACCAGGAGATCGGACGAGCTGGACGGGATGGTGATCCCGCAAATATTATCTTGTTCTACACGCCCGACGATTTGAACTTACGCAAGTTCTTTTCTGGTGGCGGCAAGTTGGAAAAAGAGAAAGTAATCGAACTTGCTGAACTGGTTCAACAACAATCCGAACCGACTCATCCGAAAACGTTGAAATCTCTAATTGATTTATCAGGAACGAAAATAAAAACAACCTTAAGCCATTTAGAACTTTTAGGAATCGTTGAAGCATTGCCAACGGGAGAAGTGACCGCAAAATCCGATCCTCCTGATTTGGATCAAGCCGCAGAGGAAGTCTTACACGCTCAGGAACGAAAAACTAAAGTCGAGCGATCGCGCTTAGAAATGATGCGAAATTATGCTGAAATTCTGGATTGTCGGCGTAACTACTTATTGAACTATTTTGGCGATCCCCGTGAAGAATTGTGTGGAAATTGTGACAACTGTGCCTGTGGAGCCGCAAACCAGCAATCGACTGCCCGAAAACCGTATCAACTTAACAGCCGCATCGTTCACAAATCTTGGGGAGAAGGCACTGTCATGCGATATGAATCGGACAAAATTGTGATCCTCTTCGATGAAGTTGGATACAAAACAATTGTCCTGGAAGCCGCATTATTACGGGGATTGCTCCGTCGCGTGGAATTAAACAATCCCTCTCTCTAG
- a CDS encoding GUN4 domain protein (similar to AA sequence:cyanobase_aa:Cyan7425_2446), whose amino-acid sequence MKQQPNNTDAILGDQSLLNSLVLGGIEGLRQRVKLATPEQKIDLLTDTLNYDATGIDLLIDLLNDAELKVRITAYELLTLIDSEKARTAIAQGIRLNPGDLIYHVYESLIAYNCCWNYLQVVTEFEGWLVEEHEPPKWISTHFVREQAEAEAAKLHRKQAYSLYLGNFLRRKFVTHFEEWVIDHGIFDRQPQESAWEFAERLRQLFEATGHSELIVQLWQNLQKQDFDVDQWFASLSFSGRLFEESDSDFGIRLSEILKALQYDEQFGELWVEAAGRLAFVHEEVVAEVKHVNSIDFEI is encoded by the coding sequence ATGAAACAGCAACCTAACAATACAGATGCAATCTTAGGAGATCAAAGTCTACTAAACAGCCTCGTACTGGGCGGAATTGAGGGACTGCGACAACGAGTTAAGCTTGCAACTCCAGAGCAAAAGATTGATCTGCTAACCGATACGCTGAACTATGATGCAACTGGAATTGACCTATTAATTGATTTGCTTAATGATGCTGAGTTGAAGGTGAGAATCACAGCGTATGAGTTGTTGACGCTGATTGATTCAGAAAAAGCGCGAACTGCGATCGCACAAGGCATTCGATTAAATCCGGGCGATCTGATTTATCACGTTTATGAATCGTTAATTGCCTATAACTGTTGCTGGAACTACCTTCAGGTGGTGACTGAGTTTGAAGGCTGGCTCGTGGAAGAGCATGAACCACCAAAATGGATATCAACTCATTTTGTCAGAGAGCAAGCAGAAGCAGAGGCAGCCAAACTGCACCGGAAACAGGCATACAGCCTCTACCTTGGCAACTTTTTACGTCGTAAGTTTGTTACCCATTTTGAGGAGTGGGTGATTGATCACGGCATCTTCGATCGACAGCCTCAAGAATCGGCTTGGGAGTTTGCAGAACGTCTGAGACAACTCTTCGAGGCGACCGGACATTCTGAACTCATTGTGCAACTCTGGCAGAATCTTCAGAAACAAGACTTTGATGTTGATCAATGGTTTGCCTCGCTCTCATTTTCTGGGCGATTGTTTGAGGAAAGCGATTCTGATTTCGGCATAAGACTTTCCGAAATTCTCAAAGCCCTTCAATACGATGAACAATTCGGGGAACTTTGGGTAGAAGCTGCTGGCAGATTGGCTTTTGTGCATGAAGAAGTCGTGGCAGAAGTCAAACATGTTAACTCGATCGACTTTGAAATATGA
- a CDS encoding molecular chaperone GroES (similar to AA sequence:cyanobase_aa:LBDG_46120), with translation MKAVCWHGANDVRVDNVPDPSILNPRDAILKVTATTICGSDLHIYDGYIPSMQPGDIIGHEFMGEIVEIGREVRKLKKGDRVVVSSIIGCGQCHYCSHQQWSLCDNSNPGGALQEPLFGYSTGGIFGYSHLFGGYAGAQAEYVRIPFADHGCVKVPDGMTDEQALPISDAFPTGYMGADLCDIKPGDVVAVWGCGPVGLFAIRSAYLLGAEKVIGIDRFPERLAMAKVQCGAEIINYEEVDAGEALKEMTGGRGPDACIDAVGLEAHGTGLMGIYDEVKQSVRLETDRPHILRQMIVACRKGGVISVMGVYSGFIDKLPMGAAFNKGLTFKMGQMHGQRYMPKLIDHVLKGDIDPAFAFSHHMPLTEAKQAYEMFKHKTDKCIKVLLRP, from the coding sequence ATGAAAGCTGTTTGTTGGCATGGCGCGAATGATGTCCGCGTCGATAATGTTCCTGATCCAAGCATCCTCAATCCAAGAGATGCAATTCTCAAAGTGACAGCTACGACGATCTGCGGTTCTGACTTGCATATCTATGACGGTTACATTCCCTCAATGCAGCCCGGAGACATCATCGGGCATGAATTTATGGGGGAAATTGTTGAGATTGGGCGCGAAGTTAGAAAACTGAAAAAAGGCGATCGAGTCGTTGTTTCTTCAATTATCGGTTGCGGTCAATGTCACTATTGTTCTCATCAACAGTGGTCGCTCTGTGATAACTCCAATCCAGGTGGCGCACTCCAAGAACCATTATTTGGTTACAGTACAGGCGGAATTTTCGGCTACTCGCATCTTTTCGGTGGGTATGCAGGCGCACAGGCAGAATATGTTCGGATTCCGTTCGCGGATCATGGATGTGTGAAAGTTCCTGATGGCATGACCGATGAGCAAGCGTTACCGATCTCGGATGCTTTCCCGACGGGCTACATGGGCGCGGATCTGTGTGATATCAAGCCTGGAGATGTAGTCGCGGTCTGGGGTTGCGGTCCGGTGGGATTGTTTGCGATTCGGAGTGCTTATCTATTGGGTGCAGAGAAAGTGATTGGGATCGATCGCTTTCCTGAACGGTTAGCAATGGCGAAAGTGCAATGCGGTGCAGAAATCATTAACTACGAGGAAGTGGATGCTGGGGAAGCTCTCAAAGAAATGACGGGTGGACGCGGACCGGATGCCTGTATTGATGCGGTGGGATTAGAAGCGCATGGAACCGGATTGATGGGAATCTATGACGAGGTGAAACAGAGTGTTCGACTCGAAACCGATCGACCTCATATTCTGCGTCAAATGATTGTGGCTTGCCGTAAAGGTGGCGTAATCTCGGTGATGGGCGTGTATAGCGGCTTTATTGATAAGTTGCCGATGGGAGCAGCTTTTAACAAAGGTCTCACCTTCAAAATGGGACAGATGCACGGACAGCGCTATATGCCGAAATTGATTGATCATGTGCTCAAAGGGGACATCGATCCTGCATTTGCTTTCTCTCATCACATGCCACTGACCGAAGCAAAGCAAGCTTACGAAATGTTCAAGCACAAAACCGATAAGTGCATCAAAGTTTTACTGAGACCATAA
- a CDS encoding PfpI family intracellular protease (similar to AA sequence:cyanobase_aa:LBDG_46100) produces the protein MVMDSQPKKVAILIEQGVEDAEFQLPYNALKKAGAEVVVLGSRVNEEYKGKQGKLNTKADATTTESIATDFDAVIIPGGQAPDKMRTNMKTVQFVEDALQNGVLVASVCHGPQVLIEGDMLDGVRATGFRAIRKDMQNAGAEFVDEPLVIDDNLITSRRPGDLPIFVTAILQQLNLSIPDTTLPPISDLDAGWWKLGEEWGGSSKSEIVTALNTAIQGERYSLETFQHYHDNAPDDAMKELFQEILQHKNQHIQQLEARLAVFNEKPSLPAAVSNIYASIKSFFQNDQTDVEILRRALGDLQTGVVDTYNLRNMLTDPATVEILDQMEVTLARDEQRIANLYKDRLGDRVPQSPKPTSRPAATGA, from the coding sequence ATGGTGATGGACTCGCAGCCCAAGAAGGTTGCTATTTTGATTGAACAGGGGGTTGAAGATGCCGAATTTCAACTGCCTTACAATGCGCTGAAAAAAGCGGGAGCCGAAGTGGTCGTTCTCGGTTCGCGTGTGAATGAAGAATATAAAGGCAAGCAAGGCAAGCTGAATACCAAAGCGGATGCCACCACGACCGAATCGATCGCAACAGATTTCGATGCGGTAATTATTCCAGGTGGACAAGCACCCGATAAGATGCGGACGAACATGAAAACGGTGCAATTCGTAGAGGATGCACTTCAAAATGGTGTATTAGTCGCATCAGTCTGCCACGGTCCGCAAGTTCTGATCGAGGGCGATATGTTAGATGGTGTTCGGGCAACCGGATTCCGCGCAATTCGCAAAGATATGCAGAACGCAGGCGCAGAGTTTGTTGACGAACCTTTAGTGATTGATGACAACTTGATCACGTCTCGTCGTCCAGGAGATTTGCCGATCTTTGTGACTGCAATTTTGCAACAGTTAAATCTCAGCATTCCAGATACCACTTTACCGCCGATCAGTGATCTCGATGCGGGCTGGTGGAAGCTTGGAGAAGAATGGGGTGGTTCTAGCAAAAGCGAGATTGTGACTGCTTTGAATACTGCAATTCAAGGTGAGCGTTATAGCTTAGAAACCTTCCAGCATTATCACGACAATGCGCCTGATGATGCGATGAAGGAACTATTCCAAGAGATTTTGCAGCACAAGAATCAGCACATTCAACAGCTAGAAGCACGATTGGCAGTATTCAATGAGAAGCCTTCGCTGCCTGCTGCTGTGAGTAACATCTATGCCAGCATTAAATCCTTCTTCCAGAACGATCAAACCGATGTCGAAATTCTGAGACGAGCATTGGGCGATCTGCAAACGGGTGTGGTTGATACTTACAATCTCCGCAACATGTTAACTGATCCTGCAACGGTTGAAATTCTGGATCAGATGGAAGTGACTTTGGCACGAGACGAGCAGCGAATTGCAAATCTCTACAAAGATCGATTGGGCGATCGAGTTCCCCAATCTCCTAAGCCCACGAGCCGTCCTGCGGCAACGGGCGCATAG
- a CDS encoding hypothetical protein (similar to AA sequence:cyanobase_aa:cce_4955), with amino-acid sequence MLGLSITAIGLRPLPDCLTIFDELRQPLQLDFLELAIGSPCDVDVPYPNVPLILHDSCLYRNGFRCRLMLNEPRSWKPYAEFARSHNVAALSLHAPLRKEFDRTQLEDALKALEEIVQVPVYMEVMPSPEYWCSSVDTLVNHSLLLDVSHVLIWHQGGQVRTEETCLGMLDRVRAIHLSHNNGRSDAHDLIPTEIWFASYLNDWKNQYLVTYESLPETQAAYERLDKRRR; translated from the coding sequence ATGTTAGGACTTAGCATTACCGCGATCGGGCTTCGTCCCCTTCCCGATTGCCTCACAATTTTCGATGAACTCCGTCAACCGCTCCAGCTTGACTTTCTCGAATTGGCGATCGGCTCTCCTTGTGATGTCGATGTACCGTATCCGAATGTGCCGCTGATTCTGCATGATTCGTGTCTTTATCGCAACGGATTTCGCTGTCGGTTGATGTTAAATGAGCCTCGAAGCTGGAAACCTTACGCGGAGTTTGCTCGATCGCATAATGTCGCAGCTTTATCGCTTCATGCACCGTTACGGAAAGAGTTCGATCGAACTCAACTCGAAGATGCGCTGAAAGCATTAGAAGAGATAGTTCAAGTTCCGGTGTATATGGAAGTGATGCCTTCACCGGAGTATTGGTGTTCTAGTGTAGACACATTGGTGAATCATTCCTTACTGCTGGATGTGTCTCATGTTCTGATTTGGCATCAGGGCGGTCAGGTGCGGACTGAGGAAACTTGTTTAGGAATGCTCGATCGAGTAAGAGCGATCCATCTCAGCCACAATAATGGTCGATCGGATGCTCATGATTTAATTCCGACAGAGATATGGTTTGCGTCCTATTTGAATGATTGGAAAAATCAATATCTTGTGACTTATGAGAGTTTGCCGGAAACACAAGCGGCTTATGAGCGATTGGATAAAAGGCGACGTTAA
- a CDS encoding hypothetical protein (similar to AA sequence:cyanobase_aa:LBDG_46090) — MTYSNNPGYQDISDEADLEASLHNLGGDVEELEDETLEEQDYGDIPQEYTESYGTGVAEMPGYSIGGRTMHDRESELHEASAVLTGGDIDANYEQANAVGDESVGGTAMTPDMDVVDELGRAVGLEMSDYNYLHTNEILEGRDDRRWELEPSSSEDYEDRRSEAD, encoded by the coding sequence ATGACTTACAGCAACAATCCAGGATACCAAGATATCTCTGATGAGGCGGATCTAGAGGCATCGTTGCATAATTTAGGCGGCGATGTCGAAGAGCTTGAAGACGAAACCCTCGAAGAGCAAGACTACGGCGATATTCCGCAAGAGTACACCGAGTCTTATGGGACAGGTGTGGCGGAGATGCCCGGATATTCGATCGGCGGTCGAACAATGCACGATCGAGAAAGCGAACTTCATGAAGCTTCTGCCGTGTTAACAGGTGGCGATATTGATGCCAACTACGAGCAAGCCAATGCAGTCGGTGATGAGTCAGTGGGTGGAACTGCAATGACTCCAGATATGGATGTCGTGGATGAGTTGGGTCGTGCAGTGGGCTTGGAAATGAGCGATTACAACTATCTGCACACCAATGAAATCTTGGAAGGACGCGACGATCGTAGATGGGAACTTGAGCCTTCCTCCTCTGAAGACTACGAAGACCGTAGAAGTGAAGCTGATTAA
- a CDS encoding pentapeptide repeat protein (similar to AA sequence:cyanobase_aa:Cyan7425_4100) translates to MTQPQNTDAILGGQASLSTNSAILGGIDGLKARFKRVNLEHKQSILSEAIRYGEKGLDFLWQSLEDEDLRIRSHSYFLLKSAKIDAPELEMGIPLRIGDLLYGVYQSAVVYRGNYRYSINCLIDENGMYREEYPCYYFGKTANGKASEYISDAPEDNRLYSDDACNYPSFVGYFVDRDVAEEAAKVAFIDKFKQLECDIDDIVWNTVRNTNILSWWEALAPLDAMLLGRFEGRAWEDISYTLKALREKQRFDLLPGLWNEMGISPLAFVHEYVIDRNCYLRLSNHVRT, encoded by the coding sequence ATGACACAACCTCAGAATACAGATGCAATTTTAGGTGGTCAGGCTTCACTATCCACAAATAGCGCAATTTTGGGTGGAATTGATGGGCTAAAGGCAAGATTTAAACGGGTCAATCTTGAACATAAGCAATCCATTCTTTCAGAAGCAATTCGATATGGTGAGAAAGGCTTGGATTTTTTGTGGCAAAGTTTAGAAGATGAGGATTTGAGAATACGATCGCACTCCTATTTTCTTCTCAAATCCGCGAAAATAGATGCACCTGAATTAGAGATGGGGATTCCATTACGAATCGGTGATCTTCTTTATGGAGTCTACCAATCTGCTGTAGTTTACCGTGGTAACTATAGATATTCTATCAACTGTTTGATCGATGAAAATGGCATGTATCGTGAAGAATATCCTTGCTATTACTTTGGTAAGACTGCGAATGGAAAAGCATCTGAGTATATTTCTGATGCTCCTGAAGACAATCGATTGTACTCAGATGATGCGTGTAATTATCCAAGTTTTGTTGGTTACTTTGTCGATCGAGATGTCGCAGAAGAAGCAGCAAAAGTAGCATTTATTGATAAGTTTAAGCAATTAGAGTGCGACATTGACGACATTGTTTGGAATACAGTACGCAATACAAACATTCTATCCTGGTGGGAAGCACTTGCCCCACTTGATGCAATGCTTCTTGGTCGCTTTGAGGGTCGAGCCTGGGAAGATATATCATATACATTAAAAGCATTGCGAGAGAAACAAAGATTTGATTTATTGCCAGGACTCTGGAATGAAATGGGTATTAGTCCACTAGCATTTGTGCATGAGTATGTGATCGATCGCAATTGTTATCTACGGCTTTCAAATCATGTTAGGACTTAG
- a CDS encoding 6-phosphogluconate dehydrogenase (similar to AA sequence:cyanobase_aa:LBDG_48840) — protein MAQSFGVIGLAVMGENLALNVERNGFPVAVYNRSREKTDAFMENRAGGKNVKATYTIEEFVASLDRPRKILIMVKAGAPVDAMIEQLKPLLDEGDILIDGGNSLFSDTARRARDLEAAKFTFIGMGVSGGEEGALNGPSLMPGGTKSAYEYLEPILTKIAAQVEDGACVTYIGPGGAGHYVKMVHNGIEYGDMQLIAEAYDLLKNVGGLSNDELHEVFMDWNNTAELNSYLIEITADIFKVYDPDTQQPLVDFILDAAGQKGTGRWTVTDALEQGVAIPTIIAAVNARIMSSYKTERMEASQQLTYASPTFDGDKKRFIDAVRDALYCSKICSYAQGMALLNVASQNYGYDLNLAECARIWKGGCIIRAGFLGKIQHAFIENPTLPNLLLAPEFKQTILDRQSAWREVIMAAARHGIAVPAFSASLDYFDSYRRDRLPQNLTQAQRDYFGAHTYLRTDKEGVFHTEWTTLAEESSSSFSTPQKLTSDQPRPSADDVEIKEVQTNR, from the coding sequence ATGGCACAAAGTTTTGGTGTAATTGGTCTCGCCGTAATGGGTGAAAACCTAGCGCTCAACGTCGAGCGAAATGGCTTCCCGGTCGCTGTTTACAATCGGAGCCGCGAGAAGACCGATGCTTTCATGGAGAATCGAGCAGGCGGGAAAAACGTCAAAGCGACTTATACGATCGAAGAATTCGTTGCTTCTCTCGATCGCCCCCGGAAGATCTTGATCATGGTGAAAGCGGGTGCTCCCGTGGACGCGATGATCGAACAACTGAAGCCGCTACTCGATGAGGGGGACATCCTGATCGATGGCGGTAATTCTTTATTTAGCGATACTGCCCGCCGCGCCCGTGACCTCGAAGCCGCAAAATTCACCTTTATCGGAATGGGTGTGAGCGGGGGTGAAGAAGGTGCGCTGAATGGACCGAGTTTGATGCCCGGTGGCACGAAATCCGCTTACGAATACTTAGAGCCAATCTTGACCAAGATCGCCGCTCAAGTCGAAGATGGCGCTTGTGTCACCTATATTGGTCCCGGTGGCGCAGGTCATTACGTCAAAATGGTTCACAACGGGATCGAATACGGCGATATGCAGTTGATTGCAGAAGCCTATGATCTCTTGAAGAATGTGGGCGGACTCAGCAATGATGAACTACATGAAGTGTTCATGGACTGGAACAACACTGCTGAACTGAATTCCTACCTGATCGAAATTACGGCAGACATCTTCAAAGTTTACGATCCAGACACCCAACAACCGCTGGTCGATTTCATCCTGGATGCTGCTGGACAGAAAGGAACCGGACGCTGGACAGTCACCGATGCGCTCGAACAAGGTGTAGCGATTCCGACGATCATCGCTGCCGTAAACGCTCGAATCATGTCTTCTTACAAAACTGAGCGGATGGAAGCTTCCCAACAGTTAACTTACGCCAGTCCCACCTTCGACGGGGATAAGAAGCGGTTCATCGATGCCGTTCGCGATGCGCTGTACTGCTCGAAAATTTGCTCCTACGCGCAAGGAATGGCACTGCTGAACGTGGCATCCCAAAACTATGGTTACGATCTGAATCTGGCTGAATGCGCCCGAATCTGGAAAGGTGGCTGTATCATTCGGGCAGGCTTCCTCGGCAAAATTCAACATGCGTTCATCGAAAATCCGACTTTGCCGAACTTGCTCTTGGCTCCTGAATTCAAGCAAACGATTCTCGATCGACAATCCGCATGGCGTGAGGTGATCATGGCTGCCGCTCGTCATGGAATTGCCGTTCCTGCCTTTAGTGCCTCGCTCGACTATTTCGACAGCTACCGCCGCGATCGCTTGCCACAAAATTTAACACAAGCACAACGCGATTATTTTGGTGCTCACACCTATCTCCGTACCGACAAAGAAGGCGTATTCCACACGGAATGGACGACTTTGGCGGAAGAATCATCATCGAGTTTTTCGACTCCACAGAAGCTCACTTCAGACCAACCGCGTCCGAGTGCAGACGATGTTGAGATCAAAGAGGTGCAGACGAATCGTTAG
- a CDS encoding cyclase (similar to AA sequence:cyanobase_aa:LBDG_46110) — protein sequence METESNKTINSSEQQPMTDTEKWASIVGGSAMVLFGLQKRSLRGILTAIAGGGLAYHGATQDKSLTDKVSDAVGLNKALKVEKTVTINRPVEELYNYWHNFENLPTFMKHVKSVTVSEGGKRSHWVANAPLGQEVEWDAEVIKDEPNRLIAWASLENADVDNSGFVRFTPAPGDRGTEVKVVMEYEIAGGRLTAALAKLFGEEPEQQVGDELRRFKQLMEAGEIATTEGQPRCHG from the coding sequence ATGGAAACTGAATCGAACAAAACAATTAACTCTTCTGAACAGCAACCGATGACTGACACCGAAAAGTGGGCATCGATCGTTGGTGGTAGTGCAATGGTACTTTTCGGACTGCAAAAACGTTCGCTTAGAGGCATCCTAACTGCGATCGCAGGTGGCGGTCTCGCGTATCATGGCGCAACTCAAGATAAAAGCCTGACCGATAAGGTGAGTGATGCAGTCGGATTAAATAAAGCGCTCAAAGTTGAAAAAACAGTCACGATCAATCGACCTGTTGAAGAACTGTATAACTATTGGCATAACTTTGAGAATCTGCCGACTTTCATGAAGCACGTCAAATCGGTGACAGTGAGCGAAGGTGGAAAGCGATCTCATTGGGTCGCGAATGCTCCTCTCGGTCAAGAAGTCGAATGGGATGCGGAAGTGATCAAAGATGAGCCGAATCGATTGATTGCTTGGGCATCTTTGGAGAATGCGGATGTGGATAACTCTGGATTTGTCAGATTTACTCCAGCACCGGGCGATCGAGGAACTGAAGTCAAAGTCGTCATGGAATACGAGATCGCAGGTGGAAGACTAACCGCAGCATTAGCGAAACTGTTTGGGGAAGAGCCAGAACAGCAAGTTGGGGATGAACTGCGCCGATTCAAGCAATTGATGGAAGCAGGTGAGATTGCCACTACGGAAGGTCAACCTCGCTGTCACGGATAG